From the genome of Gracilinanus agilis isolate LMUSP501 chromosome 2, AgileGrace, whole genome shotgun sequence, one region includes:
- the ACYP1 gene encoding acylphosphatase-1 isoform X2, with the protein MAEGHTLISVDYEIFGKVQGVFFRKYTQAEGKKLGLVGWVQNTDQGTVQGQVQGPTVQVRVMQEWLKTKGSPKSRIDKAKFHNERVIAKLEHRDFQIVK; encoded by the exons ATGGCTGAAGGGCACACCCTGATATCAGTGGATTATGAAATCTTTGGGAAAGTCCAAGGTGTGTTTTTCCGAAAGTACACACAG gCTGAGGGTAAGAAGCTGGGACTGGTAGGCTGGGTCCAGAACACTGACCAAGGCACAGTGCAAGGACAAGTACAGGGACCCACTGTCCAGGTTCGAGTTATGCAAGAATGGCTTAAGACAAAAGGAAGCCCTAAATCTCGAATTGACAAAGCAAAATTCCACAATGAGAGGGTCATCGCGAAGCTGGAACACAGAGATTTCCAAATTGTGAAATAA